From one Gemmatimonadales bacterium genomic stretch:
- a CDS encoding HD domain-containing phosphohydrolase, which produces MSEPVRFLTALSHALSTLGLYGEGHPAVRRAADAAYRQLSDVQQGRPSLVFTFLPEEVLFGRDLLPELERWEWSARFAQGGIERLEITGPVSEPQFERFLGHAAAVLGLAGDPRGDLWQDGPEGIRFGRIRIDDTGCPAASSEPLPVATLAYSLREERDAVGWVHQEVGAGKPIPMLEAYGVVRSLSMAMHGGQAMVMPLLQLKEFDQYTTTHSMNVSVLTMALGEFLGLAPPAVRAFGLAGLLHDLGKVRIPREILSKPGKLTAEERAVVEAHPADGARMILEGSEPLDLAAVVAYEHHRGHDGSGYPRAHYEREVHQASRLVHVCDVYDALRTRRPYRDAWTSAEALEYLGKRSGTEFDPAMSSAFIEMMQRWDDRITLEEIA; this is translated from the coding sequence ATGAGCGAGCCGGTCCGGTTCCTCACCGCGCTGTCGCACGCCCTCTCCACCCTCGGTCTGTACGGCGAGGGTCATCCAGCCGTGCGACGCGCCGCTGACGCCGCCTACCGCCAGCTTTCCGACGTTCAGCAGGGCCGGCCGTCGCTGGTCTTCACCTTCCTGCCGGAGGAGGTCCTGTTCGGGCGAGATCTGCTGCCCGAGCTCGAGCGCTGGGAGTGGAGCGCCCGCTTCGCCCAGGGCGGTATCGAGCGGCTGGAAATCACGGGTCCCGTATCGGAGCCGCAGTTCGAGCGCTTCCTGGGTCACGCAGCCGCGGTTCTCGGTCTTGCCGGCGACCCCCGGGGCGACCTGTGGCAGGACGGTCCGGAAGGGATCCGCTTCGGCCGGATCCGGATCGACGACACCGGCTGCCCGGCCGCCAGCAGCGAGCCGCTGCCGGTGGCCACGCTCGCCTACTCGCTGCGGGAAGAGCGCGATGCCGTTGGCTGGGTGCACCAGGAGGTCGGCGCGGGCAAGCCGATACCGATGCTCGAGGCCTACGGCGTCGTACGGTCGCTCTCCATGGCGATGCACGGCGGCCAGGCCATGGTGATGCCGCTGCTGCAGCTCAAGGAGTTCGATCAGTACACGACCACCCACTCGATGAACGTGTCGGTGCTCACCATGGCGCTGGGCGAGTTTCTCGGATTGGCGCCGCCGGCGGTGCGGGCGTTCGGACTGGCGGGACTGCTGCACGACCTGGGCAAGGTGCGGATTCCACGCGAGATCCTGTCCAAGCCGGGGAAGCTGACAGCCGAGGAGCGCGCAGTGGTCGAGGCCCATCCGGCGGACGGGGCTCGCATGATTCTCGAGGGCAGCGAGCCGCTCGATCTCGCGGCGGTGGTGGCGTACGAGCATCACCGGGGACATGACGGCAGCGGGTATCCGCGGGCGCACTACGAGCGCGAGGTGCACCAGGCGAGCCGGCTGGTTCACGTGTGCGACGTCTACGACGCGCTCCGCACCCGGCGGCCGTATCGCGACGCCTGGACATCTGCCGAAGCGCTGGAGTACCTGGGAAAACGCTCGGGGACCGAGTTCGATCCCGCCATGTCGTCGGCGTTCATCGAGATGATGCAACGGTGGGACGACCGGATCACCCTGGAGGAGATCGCCTAA
- a CDS encoding YpdA family putative bacillithiol disulfide reductase produces the protein MSEPTELLVIGAGPIGLVVGIAAKQADLSCVLLDRRTIVSTIERYPLSMTFFSTPERIEIGGIPFIASHEKPTRHDGLLYYRRVAEHFGLDIRPGEEVVDVAREPEGGFRVDVRRPHDRVSYRTDAVVFATGYYDNPNFLRIPGEELPHVSHYFIEGHPYWHRRVVVIGAGNSSVDAALECWRAGATVTLVHFGEGFDRTVKAWVLPDIVNRVKEGSIGVRWRSRIRAITPVDVELVSEATGEMERLPADAVLAMTGYHADTSLVRRLGVPVDPETGIAAHHSDSMATPVEGCYLAGVIASGNDANRLFIENSRGHGDLIVSHILARQRAAKVRAGRKAAG, from the coding sequence ATGAGCGAGCCGACCGAGCTTCTGGTCATCGGCGCCGGGCCCATCGGCCTGGTGGTGGGCATCGCCGCCAAGCAGGCGGACCTGTCCTGCGTGCTGCTCGACCGGCGCACCATCGTCTCGACCATCGAGCGCTATCCGCTGAGTATGACCTTCTTCTCCACGCCGGAGCGAATCGAGATCGGTGGCATCCCCTTCATCGCCAGCCACGAGAAGCCGACTCGGCACGATGGGCTGCTGTACTACCGACGAGTCGCGGAGCACTTCGGGCTCGATATCCGCCCGGGAGAGGAAGTGGTGGACGTGGCGCGGGAGCCCGAGGGCGGGTTCCGGGTCGACGTGCGCCGGCCCCACGACCGGGTCTCCTACCGTACGGACGCGGTGGTGTTCGCCACCGGGTACTACGACAACCCCAACTTCCTCCGCATCCCGGGCGAGGAGCTGCCCCACGTCTCCCACTACTTCATCGAGGGACATCCCTACTGGCACCGGCGAGTGGTGGTGATTGGGGCGGGGAACAGCAGCGTGGATGCGGCGCTGGAATGCTGGCGGGCGGGTGCGACGGTGACACTGGTCCACTTCGGCGAGGGCTTCGACCGCACGGTCAAGGCGTGGGTGCTGCCCGACATCGTGAACCGGGTGAAGGAAGGGAGCATCGGAGTGCGCTGGCGGTCCCGGATCCGGGCGATCACTCCGGTGGACGTGGAGCTCGTCTCCGAAGCGACCGGCGAGATGGAGCGGCTCCCGGCCGACGCGGTCCTCGCCATGACCGGCTATCACGCCGATACCTCCCTGGTCCGCCGGCTCGGCGTGCCGGTCGATCCCGAGACTGGGATCGCCGCGCACCACAGCGACTCGATGGCGACACCGGTGGAAGGCTGCTATCTGGCGGGGGTGATCGCGAGCGGGAACGATGCGAACCGTCTCTTCATCGAGAACTCCCGCGGGCATGGCGATCTCATCGTCAGCCACATCCTGGCGCGACAGCGGGCGGCCAAGGTCCGTGCCGGGCGGAAGGCGGCGGGTTAG
- a CDS encoding adenylosuccinate synthase — protein sequence MFDAKTTCVVVVGAQWGDEGKGKLVDVLAERAELVVRYQGGANAGHTVVIGDSQFILRQIPSGILHPGVSCIVGNGVVLDPETLFGELDQLAARGIDTNGRFFISDRAHLVLPYHKLLDAASEKSQKLGTTGRGIGPAYEDKYGRRGIRVTDLRRLECARTMLADRVGRANRLLEMMGSGERASLDQHVALLERLAPRLLPLAADTGLVVHRAVRAGRRVLLEGAQGALLDVDHGTYPFVTSSNTTAGGAAVGAGIGPTAIDGVLGVVKAYTTRVGNGPLPTEAEAPFGERLRELGGEFGAVTGRPRRCGWFDATVVRYAARVNGLTGLAVTKLDVLDSFAEVPICSAYRLDGASCGEMPAEVDALGRVQPVYEVQPGWQRPTGDARRLADLPTAARAYLDRLQALIDVPVRYVSVGTRRDQIIEV from the coding sequence ATGTTCGACGCGAAGACCACCTGCGTGGTGGTCGTCGGTGCCCAGTGGGGCGACGAAGGCAAGGGCAAGCTGGTCGACGTCCTGGCCGAGCGGGCCGAGCTGGTGGTGCGCTACCAGGGAGGGGCCAACGCCGGACACACGGTGGTCATCGGCGATTCCCAATTCATCCTTCGGCAAATCCCTTCCGGCATCCTCCATCCGGGCGTCTCCTGCATCGTCGGCAACGGAGTAGTGCTCGATCCCGAGACCCTGTTCGGCGAGCTGGACCAGCTGGCGGCGAGAGGAATCGACACCAACGGCCGCTTTTTCATCTCGGACCGGGCCCACCTGGTGCTGCCCTACCACAAGCTGCTGGATGCGGCGAGCGAGAAGAGCCAGAAGCTGGGGACCACCGGCCGCGGCATCGGCCCGGCGTACGAGGACAAGTACGGGCGGCGGGGCATCCGAGTCACCGACCTGCGCCGGCTGGAATGCGCGCGCACCATGCTGGCGGACCGGGTCGGCCGGGCCAACCGCCTGCTGGAGATGATGGGGAGCGGCGAGCGCGCCTCACTCGACCAGCACGTCGCGCTGCTCGAGCGGCTGGCGCCTCGACTACTCCCGCTCGCCGCCGACACCGGCCTGGTGGTCCATCGCGCGGTCCGCGCCGGTCGCCGGGTGCTGCTCGAAGGCGCCCAGGGCGCGCTGCTCGACGTCGACCACGGCACCTACCCCTTCGTCACCTCCTCCAACACTACCGCCGGAGGGGCGGCCGTGGGCGCCGGGATCGGACCCACCGCGATCGACGGCGTGCTTGGGGTGGTCAAGGCGTACACCACACGAGTGGGAAATGGCCCGCTGCCCACCGAGGCCGAGGCGCCGTTCGGCGAGCGGCTGCGGGAGCTGGGCGGCGAGTTCGGTGCAGTCACCGGGCGGCCCCGCCGGTGCGGCTGGTTTGACGCCACGGTGGTGCGCTACGCCGCACGGGTGAACGGGTTGACCGGGCTCGCCGTCACCAAGCTGGATGTCTTGGATTCCTTCGCCGAGGTCCCGATCTGCAGCGCGTACCGGCTAGACGGGGCGAGTTGCGGAGAGATGCCGGCGGAGGTGGACGCGCTCGGGCGAGTGCAGCCGGTCTACGAGGTACAGCCCGGCTGGCAGCGGCCCACCGGAGACGCGCGGCGTCTGGCCGACCTGCCCACGGCGGCACGGGCGTATCTGGACCGGCTGCAGGCGCTCATCGACGTGCCGGTGCGGTACGTGAGCGTCGGCACCCGCCGCGATCAGATCATCGAGGTATGA
- a CDS encoding M28 family peptidase, translated as MPSLEQTMALVLSLPREAGTAAGLQAREAVTTHLTGLGYRVSVQPFTFAPSSLNALPVFGAGLGGLALLLLPLLCLPGAPRWGALLLWVSGLASLALLSFGIGAGWITLGAVLRDDANLIATRGDVPIRRWIVAHLDTKAQGHSMAGRLVAVWVIGAAVAVLSMLAALRLRHSEPLPLVAAGALLALVAGALAGGGRLRGTSRGARDNGSGVFAALAAAEASTDPTSGVLITGAEEFGLVGARVFARLSSDRLRGSAVINLDTIDQEGQLYLVSHDARGDALAETEATRLAAAGLHARRRRLPLGILVDSLPLARTGVPALTVGRLTWRTLQRIHTSRDTPEDLSLAAAERIGRALGSN; from the coding sequence ATGCCGAGCCTGGAGCAGACCATGGCTTTGGTGCTGAGTCTTCCTCGCGAGGCGGGCACCGCGGCCGGACTGCAGGCACGGGAGGCGGTCACCACCCACCTCACCGGGCTCGGCTATCGGGTCTCGGTCCAGCCATTCACCTTCGCGCCGTCCAGCCTCAACGCTCTGCCCGTCTTCGGCGCGGGGCTCGGCGGACTGGCGCTGCTGCTGCTGCCGCTCCTCTGTCTGCCAGGCGCTCCCCGGTGGGGAGCCCTTCTCCTCTGGGTGAGCGGCCTCGCCAGCCTGGCCCTGCTCTCGTTTGGGATCGGCGCCGGCTGGATCACCCTGGGCGCGGTGCTCCGGGACGACGCCAACCTCATCGCCACCCGCGGCGACGTCCCCATCCGGCGCTGGATCGTGGCCCATCTCGACACCAAGGCGCAGGGGCATTCCATGGCGGGCCGCCTGGTGGCGGTCTGGGTGATCGGCGCGGCCGTGGCCGTACTGAGCATGCTGGCGGCGCTCCGACTCCGCCACTCCGAGCCGCTGCCTCTGGTGGCGGCGGGCGCGCTGCTGGCGCTGGTGGCGGGCGCCTTGGCGGGCGGAGGACGACTCCGCGGGACTTCGCGCGGCGCCCGGGATAACGGAAGCGGCGTCTTCGCGGCCCTGGCGGCCGCCGAGGCTTCGACGGACCCGACAAGCGGCGTGCTCATCACCGGCGCGGAAGAGTTCGGGCTGGTCGGCGCCCGGGTATTCGCCCGGCTCTCCTCCGATCGACTGCGCGGGTCAGCGGTCATCAACCTGGACACCATCGACCAGGAGGGCCAGCTCTACCTGGTGAGCCACGACGCGCGGGGGGATGCACTGGCCGAGACGGAGGCCACCCGCCTCGCGGCCGCCGGGCTCCATGCCCGGCGCCGTCGCCTGCCGCTCGGAATTCTGGTGGACAGCCTGCCACTGGCCCGGACCGGCGTGCCGGCACTGACGGTCGGGCGGCTCACCTGGCGTACCCTCCAGAGAATTCACACGTCACGGGACACGCCCGAGGACCTCTCACTCGCTGCCGCGGAGCGGATCGGCCGGGCGCTCGGCTCGAATTGA
- a CDS encoding PilT/PilU family type 4a pilus ATPase translates to MEKIIKAAVERGASDLHIKAGDVFRARINGKLVPLTKQRLTPDQTKAIALKLISTDHDRAQLDRLRDFDCSWGMPGVGRFRVNVLRQRSSFMIVMRVIPFAVPTIESLRLPEVLKTVADSERGLVLVTGVSGSGKTSTVAAIMHHINSTMHKHVITIENPIEFLHRDLSCSITQREVGVDTDSLAVGLRAALRQDPDVVVLGEMADAETIDTAVKAAERGHLVIASLPTPDVVTTIERVHATLPAEEREIGRMRFSESLRAVISQQLLPQKGKEGRVAAVEVLITTPAVRECLTYPSRTTELRRHMADGKKQFGTQTYEQHLAELVEAGLISQETSKAAVALAGLPGTGGGSGKKGSKQASG, encoded by the coding sequence ATGGAAAAGATCATCAAGGCGGCAGTCGAGCGCGGCGCGTCCGACCTGCACATCAAAGCCGGGGACGTCTTCCGTGCGCGGATCAACGGCAAGCTGGTGCCGCTCACCAAGCAGCGCCTGACGCCGGACCAGACCAAGGCGATCGCCCTCAAGCTGATCAGCACCGACCACGACCGGGCCCAGCTCGATCGCCTGCGCGACTTCGATTGTTCCTGGGGCATGCCCGGCGTCGGGCGGTTCCGGGTCAACGTGCTGCGCCAGCGCTCCTCGTTCATGATCGTGATGCGGGTCATCCCCTTCGCCGTGCCCACCATCGAGTCGCTCCGGCTGCCCGAGGTGCTCAAGACCGTGGCCGACTCGGAGCGGGGACTGGTGCTGGTCACCGGCGTGAGCGGCAGCGGAAAGACCTCGACGGTGGCCGCCATCATGCATCACATCAACAGCACCATGCACAAGCACGTGATCACCATCGAGAATCCGATCGAGTTCCTGCACCGCGATCTGAGCTGCTCGATCACCCAGCGTGAGGTCGGCGTCGACACCGACAGCCTGGCCGTCGGGCTCCGTGCGGCGCTCCGGCAGGACCCCGATGTGGTGGTCCTCGGCGAGATGGCGGACGCGGAGACCATCGATACGGCGGTCAAGGCGGCGGAGCGGGGCCATCTGGTCATCGCGTCCCTGCCGACGCCCGATGTCGTCACCACCATCGAGCGCGTGCATGCCACGCTGCCGGCCGAGGAGCGGGAGATCGGCCGCATGCGGTTCTCCGAATCGTTGCGCGCGGTGATCTCCCAGCAGCTCCTGCCCCAGAAGGGGAAGGAGGGCCGGGTCGCGGCGGTCGAGGTGCTGATCACCACCCCCGCGGTTCGGGAGTGCCTGACCTATCCCTCCCGCACGACCGAGCTCCGGCGCCACATGGCCGACGGCAAGAAGCAGTTCGGGACCCAGACCTACGAGCAGCATCTCGCGGAGCTGGTCGAGGCCGGCCTCATCAGCCAGGAGACCTCCAAGGCGGCGGTGGCCCTCGCCGGCCTGCCCGGGACCGGCGGCGGGTCTGGCAAGAAAGGCTCGAAGCAGGCGTCCGGCTGA
- the trpS gene encoding tryptophan--tRNA ligase produces MPRIFSGIQPSGELHIGNWLGAVQNWVTLQLSYDCIYCVVDLHAITGKYDRATLVQRTRDMAVGLLASGIDPARVILFVQSHVPEHSELQWLLNTITPVGELERMTQFKDKAQRFESVPAGVLNYPILMAADILLYRADLVPVGDDQTQHLELTREIARKWNAEFGGGEEYFPEPKPLLTEAKRIVGLDGQAKMSKSLGNTIGLLDTPEEIWAKLRPAKTDPARVTKRDPGTPEVCNIYHLHQYFSPPETVALVAENCRGAKWGCLDCKRVLADNMIRTLAPIRERALELQAQPERVDQILGDGAAAARRIAAETMREVRERMGFLPADCRTSHFST; encoded by the coding sequence ATGCCACGGATATTCTCGGGGATTCAACCGTCCGGCGAGCTGCATATCGGCAACTGGCTCGGCGCGGTCCAGAATTGGGTGACCCTCCAGCTCAGCTACGACTGCATCTACTGCGTCGTAGACCTGCACGCGATCACCGGAAAGTACGATCGAGCCACACTGGTCCAGCGAACGCGCGACATGGCCGTCGGCCTGCTGGCGTCGGGGATCGATCCCGCCCGGGTCATCCTGTTCGTCCAGTCCCACGTGCCGGAGCATTCGGAGCTGCAGTGGCTGCTCAATACCATCACGCCGGTCGGCGAGCTCGAGCGGATGACGCAGTTCAAAGATAAGGCTCAGCGCTTCGAAAGTGTCCCGGCCGGCGTGTTGAACTATCCCATCCTCATGGCGGCGGATATCCTGCTCTACCGCGCGGACCTGGTCCCGGTAGGCGACGACCAGACCCAGCACCTGGAGCTGACCCGGGAGATCGCCCGCAAGTGGAACGCGGAGTTCGGTGGGGGCGAGGAGTATTTTCCCGAGCCCAAGCCGCTCCTCACCGAGGCCAAGCGGATCGTCGGGCTGGACGGCCAGGCCAAGATGTCGAAGAGCCTGGGGAACACCATCGGCCTGCTCGACACGCCGGAGGAGATCTGGGCCAAGCTCCGGCCCGCCAAGACCGACCCAGCGCGGGTGACGAAGCGGGACCCGGGCACTCCCGAGGTCTGCAACATCTACCACCTGCACCAGTACTTCTCGCCGCCCGAGACGGTGGCGCTGGTGGCGGAGAACTGCCGGGGCGCCAAGTGGGGCTGCCTCGACTGCAAGCGGGTCCTGGCCGACAACATGATCCGCACCCTCGCGCCTATCCGGGAGCGTGCGCTGGAGCTGCAGGCCCAGCCCGAACGGGTGGACCAGATCCTGGGCGACGGCGCGGCGGCCGCCCGGCGCATCGCCGCGGAGACCATGCGGGAAGTGCGCGAGCGGATGGGGTTCCTGCCGGCCGACTGCCGGACCTCTCACTTTTCGACCTGA
- a CDS encoding inositol monophosphatase family protein, translating to MDLLHLATAAAGRAAGYLRSVQRPADPSRWSFKGSRDFVTEVDRTAEQMIAETLLAAAPGARMVGEELRPEIVTDGLVWIVDPLDGTTNFLHDFPSYAVSIAAAVDGVLEAGVVLQVPRNEMYHATRGGGAWQGERRLSVSAIEDPGFALIGTGFPFKDVTRMAEYQRQFARVAARTSGIRRPGSAALDLADVAAGRFDGFWEQQLSIWDIAAGVLLIREAGGRVTDPAGRDVGIEHTAIVAGNPAIHAWLLDVLASED from the coding sequence TTGGACTTACTGCACCTTGCCACGGCGGCCGCGGGACGCGCGGCCGGATACCTGCGCTCGGTGCAGCGGCCTGCCGATCCCAGCCGCTGGAGCTTCAAGGGGAGCCGCGACTTCGTCACCGAGGTCGATCGCACCGCCGAGCAGATGATCGCGGAGACGCTGCTGGCGGCCGCGCCGGGCGCGCGGATGGTGGGCGAGGAGCTCCGGCCCGAGATCGTCACCGACGGGCTGGTCTGGATCGTCGATCCGCTCGACGGCACCACCAACTTCCTGCACGATTTTCCCAGCTACGCCGTCTCCATCGCCGCGGCGGTGGACGGGGTGCTGGAAGCGGGCGTGGTCCTGCAGGTCCCCCGCAACGAGATGTATCACGCCACACGCGGGGGCGGCGCCTGGCAGGGCGAGCGCCGCCTCTCGGTCTCCGCCATCGAGGATCCGGGGTTCGCGCTCATCGGCACCGGGTTCCCCTTCAAGGATGTCACCCGCATGGCGGAATACCAGCGGCAGTTCGCCCGGGTCGCCGCGCGCACCAGCGGCATTCGCCGGCCCGGCTCCGCCGCGCTCGATCTGGCGGACGTGGCCGCCGGGCGGTTCGACGGCTTCTGGGAGCAGCAGCTCTCCATCTGGGATATCGCCGCCGGTGTGCTGCTCATTCGCGAGGCGGGGGGCAGAGTGACCGACCCGGCCGGCCGGGACGTGGGCATCGAGCATACCGCCATCGTCGCCGGAAATCCCGCCATCCACGCCTGGCTCCTCGACGTGCTCGCCTCGGAGGACTGA
- a CDS encoding cyclodeaminase/cyclohydrolase family protein, producing MPLDAQRDPSLPGPESPLGEWIAALARPSAAAAGGTAAALGGALASALLGMVAGLTLQREKYAAVHPQAQRSLDRTTELSRELVDLAAQDAEAFVRFGEALALPRASEAERAAREMAKQAALRTGTALQLELLGRLAEIAELASAMADGGLASAVGDAATASFLAAGAARSAYWAIRSNVQGAPSAKATLERALALLERVEATEWRVRQLLNERVV from the coding sequence ATGCCACTCGACGCTCAGCGCGACCCCTCGCTGCCCGGCCCGGAGAGCCCGCTGGGCGAATGGATCGCCGCCCTGGCCCGTCCCAGCGCTGCCGCCGCCGGGGGCACCGCGGCCGCTCTGGGCGGAGCACTGGCGTCCGCGCTGTTGGGCATGGTGGCCGGGCTTACGCTGCAGCGGGAGAAGTACGCGGCCGTCCATCCGCAGGCCCAGCGCTCGCTGGACCGGACCACGGAGCTGAGCCGCGAGCTGGTCGACCTCGCCGCGCAAGACGCGGAGGCGTTCGTCCGCTTCGGTGAGGCCCTCGCGTTGCCCCGGGCCAGCGAGGCCGAGCGCGCGGCGCGGGAGATGGCCAAGCAGGCGGCGCTCCGGACCGGCACGGCCCTGCAGCTCGAGCTGCTGGGGCGACTCGCCGAGATCGCGGAGCTGGCCTCGGCGATGGCGGACGGGGGACTCGCCAGCGCGGTGGGCGATGCGGCAACGGCCAGCTTCCTGGCGGCCGGCGCGGCCAGGAGCGCCTACTGGGCCATCCGCAGCAATGTCCAGGGCGCGCCGAGCGCGAAGGCGACGCTGGAGCGGGCGCTGGCGCTGCTGGAGCGGGTCGAGGCGACGGAGTGGCGGGTGCGACAGTTGCTGAACGAGCGGGTGGTCTGA
- the map gene encoding type I methionyl aminopeptidase, producing MITLKSPKEIEVMAHAGGIVAGTLALMRKILRPGMTTEDLDVAAESFIRSHEGATPSFKGLYGFPKTLCTSIDQEIVHGIPSPKRVLKEGSLVSVDVGVQFEGLHADSATTLPVGKVTPEAMRLLAVTQECLVAGIAQARVGNHVGDIGHAVQTVAEGAGYGVVRELVGHGIGTRFHEEPQIPNYGSPKRGPRLLEGMTLAIEPMITIGSPATRTLADKWTVVTADGTLSAHFEHTVAITANGTRILTTS from the coding sequence GTGATCACCCTCAAGTCCCCCAAGGAGATCGAGGTCATGGCGCACGCCGGCGGGATCGTGGCGGGCACCCTGGCGCTGATGCGGAAGATCCTCCGGCCCGGGATGACGACCGAAGATCTCGACGTGGCGGCCGAGTCGTTCATCCGGAGCCACGAGGGAGCAACGCCCTCGTTCAAGGGGCTCTATGGGTTCCCCAAGACGCTCTGCACTTCGATCGACCAGGAGATCGTGCACGGCATCCCCTCACCCAAGCGGGTGCTCAAGGAGGGGAGCCTGGTGAGCGTGGACGTCGGGGTGCAGTTCGAGGGTCTGCACGCCGACTCGGCCACGACCTTGCCCGTCGGGAAGGTCACCCCGGAGGCGATGCGCCTGCTCGCGGTGACGCAGGAATGTCTGGTCGCGGGCATCGCCCAGGCGAGAGTGGGGAACCACGTGGGCGACATCGGGCACGCGGTGCAGACCGTGGCGGAAGGGGCGGGATACGGCGTGGTGCGCGAGCTGGTAGGGCACGGGATCGGGACCCGGTTCCACGAGGAGCCCCAGATCCCCAATTACGGCAGCCCCAAACGGGGGCCGCGCCTGCTGGAAGGGATGACCCTCGCCATCGAGCCGATGATCACCATCGGGAGCCCGGCCACCAGGACGCTGGCGGACAAGTGGACCGTCGTGACTGCCGACGGGACGCTTTCCGCGCACTTCGAGCACACCGTCGCCATCACGGCGAACGGCACCAGGATCCTGACCACGAGCTGA